In a genomic window of Siphonobacter curvatus:
- a CDS encoding putative quinol monooxygenase gives MNSSDESHLIITIQSKPEHQTQIRELLLAQVDPIRREAGCLYYNLFQPTEDLHTFIILTGWATKEALDVHQSQPQAIRVVGQLTPLLARPIQSLSTRRLSENPV, from the coding sequence ATGAATTCCTCCGACGAATCTCACCTTATCATTACCATACAGAGCAAACCTGAGCACCAAACCCAAATCCGGGAGCTTTTGCTCGCTCAGGTGGACCCGATCCGTAGGGAAGCCGGCTGTCTGTACTACAACCTTTTTCAGCCAACTGAAGACTTGCATACCTTCATTATCCTAACGGGCTGGGCTACTAAGGAAGCCTTAGATGTACATCAGTCCCAACCGCAGGCCATCCGTGTAGTCGGGCAATTGACCCCACTGCTGGCCCGTCCTATTCAGAGCCTCTCCACACGGCGATTGAGCGAGAATCCGGTTTGA
- a CDS encoding glycerophosphodiester phosphodiesterase family protein has protein sequence MLRFTFLFWLLAFSVQGQTRPVQDIIRQLHNPKSAEVLVVAHRGDWRYAPENSVLSLEHAIQMGVDIVEIDLKKTKDGVLILLHDATLNRTTTGHGKPSEYTWAELQQLTLKNEHGGPTRQKIMTFEDCMKRAKGRVMINIDKGYEYFKEAYQILEATGTIDHAIIKAGKTYEEVKAENGDLLGGKLAFMPIVNLAKPEAQSVIESYEKHLKPVAYELNFATDSVLLHSNYQSIPKSGSKIWLNSLWASLNGGHDDEKSIEENDPEAGWGWLIAHGATLIQTDRPQELLAYLRKKGLHP, from the coding sequence ATGCTTCGTTTTACCTTCCTTTTCTGGCTCCTTGCTTTTTCGGTTCAGGGGCAAACCCGGCCCGTACAGGACATTATTCGTCAATTACACAATCCTAAGTCTGCGGAAGTATTGGTCGTAGCTCACCGGGGCGATTGGCGGTATGCCCCCGAAAACTCCGTACTTAGCCTCGAACACGCCATTCAAATGGGCGTTGATATTGTCGAAATTGATCTGAAGAAAACCAAAGACGGGGTACTGATTCTCTTACACGATGCTACGCTCAATCGTACCACTACCGGCCACGGCAAACCCAGTGAGTATACTTGGGCTGAACTCCAGCAGCTTACCCTTAAAAATGAGCATGGTGGACCGACCCGCCAAAAGATCATGACCTTCGAAGACTGCATGAAACGAGCCAAGGGTCGGGTCATGATCAATATTGATAAAGGCTACGAGTACTTTAAAGAAGCCTACCAAATTCTGGAGGCAACGGGTACGATTGATCACGCCATTATTAAAGCCGGGAAAACCTACGAAGAGGTAAAAGCCGAAAACGGAGATCTACTGGGTGGAAAGCTAGCGTTTATGCCGATTGTGAACCTGGCAAAGCCCGAGGCTCAGTCGGTGATTGAATCCTACGAAAAGCATCTAAAACCCGTTGCGTATGAACTTAACTTCGCAACCGATAGTGTTCTGCTTCATTCGAATTATCAGTCTATTCCTAAAAGCGGCTCCAAAATCTGGCTCAATAGCCTTTGGGCTAGTTTAAATGGTGGGCACGATGACGAGAAAAGTATCGAAGAAAACGATCCTGAAGCGGGTTGGGGCTGGTTGATTGCCCACGGAGCTACCCTCATTCAAACCGACCGACCCCAGGAATTGCTGGCTTACCTTCGAAAAAAAGGATTACACCCTTAA
- a CDS encoding helix-turn-helix domain-containing protein, with product MIDSPISPLELNTTDLALKGFKVYAVDHLCTMKPQLSRRDFYKVTLMTTKSRLHYAHESLELDGTYLFFTNPHIPYTMERLAEDDQGYACLFTEEFIKSLDRLESLQHSPFFKIGSTPLFPLNEEQARFMRNIFQKMLEEQQADYAFKGELIRTYIQLVIHEALHLEPAKTFFQPRNASSRLASLFLEVLEQLFPLENPQQTLPLKTAQEFADRLSVHVNHLNRAVKEVTGKPTSTHITNRITDEAKALLQHTNWSVAEIAYSLGFAYPTYFNNFFKKHTGYTPLAFRKGASKG from the coding sequence ATGATCGACTCTCCCATTTCACCCCTTGAGCTGAATACCACGGACCTGGCGTTAAAAGGCTTCAAGGTATATGCGGTAGACCATCTCTGTACCATGAAGCCTCAACTCAGTCGGCGTGACTTTTATAAGGTTACGCTGATGACTACGAAGTCGCGGCTTCACTATGCCCACGAAAGTCTGGAACTTGACGGTACCTACCTGTTTTTTACCAATCCGCACATTCCCTATACCATGGAAAGGCTCGCGGAAGATGATCAGGGTTACGCCTGTCTCTTTACCGAGGAATTTATCAAGTCGCTTGACCGCCTGGAGAGCCTACAACACTCGCCCTTTTTTAAAATCGGCAGTACCCCACTCTTTCCCCTTAATGAGGAGCAGGCCCGGTTTATGCGAAACATTTTTCAGAAGATGCTGGAGGAGCAGCAAGCCGACTATGCGTTTAAAGGTGAACTGATTCGCACCTATATCCAACTCGTGATTCACGAAGCCCTGCATTTAGAACCCGCGAAAACTTTCTTTCAGCCCAGAAACGCTTCCTCCCGCCTTGCCTCCCTGTTTTTAGAAGTGCTGGAACAGCTCTTTCCTCTGGAAAACCCGCAGCAGACCTTACCGCTAAAAACGGCTCAGGAGTTTGCGGATCGGCTGTCCGTACACGTAAACCACCTGAACCGGGCGGTGAAGGAAGTCACGGGCAAACCCACAAGTACGCACATCACCAACCGCATTACCGACGAAGCCAAAGCCCTGTTGCAACATACGAACTGGAGTGTGGCGGAAATCGCCTATAGTCTGGGCTTTGCTTACCCGACCTATTTCAACAACTTTTTCAAGAAACATACGGGTTATACGCCATTGGCTTTTCGGAAGGGGGCCAGCAAGGGCTGA
- a CDS encoding helix-turn-helix domain-containing protein yields MRNPTELFPGLIFFSYLSKLKKEKVAFLEHNTLVFVVSGHFAMQTAHQHIAMNRGEVLLIQKNQLAEITKMPLEGEDYQTIVIRLPEDVLRTIALEEQWESNRKYAGPANLLIPTNDFLRAFFQSIIPYVRHPEEKITHTLGMLKVKEAVHLLLYTLPELREFLFDFSEPYKMDLEKFMLTNFHYNVPVEKFARLTGRSLAGFKRDFQKTFGMAPRHWLQERRLTEARHLIESKHRKPSTIYLDLGFESLSHFSHAFKKKFGKAPTEWSV; encoded by the coding sequence GTGAGGAATCCAACTGAATTATTTCCGGGACTGATTTTCTTCTCGTATTTATCCAAGCTGAAGAAGGAGAAAGTGGCCTTTCTTGAACACAACACCCTGGTATTTGTGGTTTCGGGTCATTTCGCCATGCAAACGGCTCATCAGCACATCGCGATGAATCGGGGTGAGGTACTGCTGATTCAAAAAAATCAGTTAGCAGAAATCACAAAAATGCCCTTGGAAGGCGAAGATTATCAGACCATTGTAATCAGACTACCGGAAGATGTTCTGCGAACTATCGCTCTGGAAGAGCAATGGGAAAGTAACCGAAAGTACGCAGGTCCGGCCAATCTCTTGATTCCGACAAACGATTTTCTGCGGGCTTTTTTTCAGTCCATTATTCCATACGTTCGTCATCCGGAAGAAAAAATAACGCACACGCTGGGTATGCTCAAAGTAAAGGAGGCAGTACACCTCCTCCTTTACACATTACCCGAACTCCGGGAGTTTTTGTTTGATTTTTCGGAACCTTACAAGATGGATCTGGAAAAATTCATGCTTACGAACTTTCACTACAACGTTCCCGTCGAAAAATTCGCCCGACTGACGGGACGGAGTCTAGCCGGGTTCAAACGTGATTTCCAGAAAACCTTCGGGATGGCTCCCCGGCATTGGTTACAGGAGCGAAGATTAACGGAAGCCCGGCACCTGATCGAATCCAAGCACAGGAAACCTTCGACTATCTACCTTGACTTAGGTTTTGAAAGCCTTTCGCATTTTTCTCACGCCTTTAAAAAGAAATTTGGCAAAGCTCCTACTGAATGGAGTGTATAG
- a CDS encoding aldo/keto reductase, with protein sequence MTTISQIKLGKEGPLVSKLGLGCMRMSSVWGSPTPDETESLATIQLALDSGINFLNTGDFYGSGHNEILVGKAIKGRRDEAFISVKFGAIFYNGQWIGLDLRPIAIKNFINYSLVRLGIDTIDLYQPCRLDDSVPVEDVIGTVADLIKEGKVRHLGVSEITADQLRKAHSVYPVTALEIGYSLADRQIESDLLPTAKELGIGVVAFANTAEGLLTGTMNAPLPADDYHNHFSRFQGENLLKNLEKVEVLKQLAQDKGCTPTQLAIAWVNAQGESIMPLVSMSRRSRLPENLAAMSIDFTPEEMHTLNTTFAPGAILGSTYLQR encoded by the coding sequence ATGACAACGATATCCCAAATCAAACTCGGTAAGGAAGGCCCCTTGGTTTCTAAACTCGGCTTAGGCTGTATGCGTATGTCGTCGGTATGGGGAAGCCCAACTCCTGACGAAACGGAAAGTCTGGCGACCATTCAACTGGCCTTGGACAGCGGTATTAACTTTCTCAACACCGGAGACTTCTATGGTAGCGGTCACAACGAAATCCTGGTAGGAAAAGCCATCAAAGGCCGACGCGATGAGGCTTTCATTAGTGTGAAATTCGGAGCGATTTTCTATAACGGCCAATGGATCGGACTGGATCTGCGTCCCATCGCCATCAAAAACTTTATCAACTATTCGTTAGTACGACTGGGGATTGATACCATCGATCTGTACCAGCCTTGCCGACTGGATGACAGCGTTCCGGTAGAAGACGTGATTGGAACCGTAGCCGACCTGATCAAAGAAGGCAAGGTTCGCCACTTGGGTGTTTCGGAAATTACGGCGGATCAGTTACGCAAAGCCCATAGCGTATATCCGGTAACGGCTCTGGAAATTGGCTACTCCCTGGCGGATCGTCAGATTGAAAGCGACCTGCTCCCGACGGCCAAGGAATTGGGCATTGGCGTAGTGGCCTTTGCCAATACGGCGGAAGGCTTACTTACCGGAACCATGAATGCTCCCCTTCCTGCCGACGATTACCACAACCACTTCTCGCGTTTTCAGGGAGAAAATCTGCTCAAGAATCTGGAAAAGGTTGAGGTGTTGAAACAACTAGCTCAGGATAAAGGCTGTACGCCCACGCAGCTAGCGATTGCCTGGGTCAATGCTCAGGGCGAATCTATTATGCCCCTGGTAAGTATGAGTCGACGGTCCCGGCTTCCCGAAAACCTCGCGGCGATGTCTATTGACTTTACCCCCGAGGAGATGCACACGCTCAACACCACGTTTGCACCGGGTGCGATTCTGGGCAGTACTTACCTGCAACGATAG